One part of the Streptomyces lydicus genome encodes these proteins:
- a CDS encoding sugar transferase → MPAQDLPYRKRPERADVPHAARVRPPSAAPRPPAAAVHPPRGPARETLPPPRPCRGTRPGTVLALAAADCLATAGAALLLPGPGTAPALLGALLPLLLALHAHAGLYRPGPAPAALGDLPALLGRAAACWCAAAALLAGVRPERALPPVLLAGAVAAHTVLACYGRATVYRARRNLARRRPRAALIVGTDPAARQLAAVLLGRPEYGLEPVGLVTPASMLPAPPGPAGAAPPLPRLGSPQDIARAVIRHTVRDVVFTVSPYADPHTAALLRSFVDQGSAVWLAGAAAAREGSPPHRETDHLCGFACRRLDTGPPRHGSRVKRTLDVVVAAVLLAATAPLLLGCALVVRLAHGPGVLHRQERVGRDGRTFTLLTFRTGRRRDGDGDGAAVDGAATSRLGRLLSRMSPAGLPQLWNVLRGDLSLVGPRPERPGAVRQADRHHPEYAARLRMPPGLTGLAQVHARRGGLSAEDRVRLDNLYIDSWSLWQDLRLVLRTAGSLFRPVRR, encoded by the coding sequence GTGCCGGCACAAGACCTGCCGTACCGGAAGCGGCCGGAGCGCGCGGACGTACCGCACGCCGCCCGGGTGCGGCCCCCGTCGGCGGCCCCCCGGCCGCCGGCCGCCGCGGTCCACCCGCCGCGCGGGCCGGCCCGCGAGACCCTGCCGCCGCCCCGGCCCTGCCGCGGCACCCGGCCGGGAACCGTCCTCGCGCTGGCGGCCGCCGACTGCCTGGCGACCGCGGGCGCCGCGCTGCTCCTCCCCGGGCCCGGCACGGCGCCGGCACTGCTCGGCGCCCTGCTGCCGCTGCTGCTCGCGCTGCACGCGCACGCCGGGCTGTACCGCCCCGGCCCGGCCCCGGCCGCGCTGGGCGATCTGCCGGCGCTGCTGGGCCGGGCGGCCGCCTGCTGGTGCGCGGCGGCCGCACTGCTCGCCGGCGTACGCCCCGAACGGGCCCTGCCGCCCGTCCTGCTGGCGGGCGCGGTGGCCGCCCACACCGTGCTGGCCTGCTACGGCCGGGCCACGGTCTACCGGGCACGCCGCAACCTCGCCCGCCGCCGGCCGCGCGCCGCGCTGATCGTCGGCACCGACCCCGCGGCCCGGCAGCTGGCCGCCGTGCTGCTCGGCCGTCCCGAGTACGGCCTGGAGCCGGTGGGCCTGGTCACGCCCGCGTCGATGCTGCCCGCGCCGCCCGGGCCGGCCGGTGCCGCACCGCCGCTGCCCCGGCTCGGCTCGCCGCAGGACATCGCCCGCGCCGTCATCCGGCACACCGTGCGGGACGTGGTGTTCACGGTGTCGCCGTACGCCGATCCGCACACCGCCGCGCTGCTGCGCAGCTTCGTCGACCAGGGGTCGGCCGTCTGGCTGGCCGGTGCGGCGGCCGCCCGCGAGGGCAGCCCGCCGCACCGGGAGACCGACCACCTGTGCGGCTTCGCCTGCCGGCGGCTGGACACCGGGCCGCCGCGGCACGGCAGCCGGGTCAAGCGGACGCTGGACGTGGTGGTGGCCGCGGTCCTGCTGGCGGCCACGGCGCCGCTGCTGCTGGGCTGCGCCCTGGTGGTGCGGCTCGCCCACGGGCCGGGCGTGCTCCACCGGCAGGAGCGGGTCGGCCGCGACGGCCGCACCTTCACCCTGCTGACGTTCCGTACCGGGCGCCGCCGCGACGGCGACGGGGACGGGGCGGCGGTGGACGGCGCCGCGACGAGCCGGCTCGGGCGGCTGCTCAGCCGTATGTCGCCGGCCGGACTGCCGCAGCTGTGGAACGTGCTGCGCGGCGACCTCAGCCTGGTCGGGCCGCGGCCCGAGCGCCCCGGCGCCGTCCGGCAGGCGGACCGGCACCACCCGGAGTACGCCGCCCGGCTCCGGATGCCGCCCGGCCTCACCGGGCTTGCGCAGGTGCACGCGCGGCGCGGCGGCCTCTCCGCGGAGGACCGCGTCCGCCTCGACAACCTCTACATCGACAGCTGGTCGCTGTGGCAGGACCTGCGCCTCGTGCTGCGCACCGCGGGCTCGCTGTTCCGGCCGGTGCGCCGGTGA
- a CDS encoding chaplin, giving the protein MKRFVKTAAMAAASCTLVVSGAGVASASGDGHHGNRGDHNRFGHGRHHNGGFNRNFGYEHRGFYNHRGGANAAGFAAGSPGILSGNVVQVPINIPINVCGNSINVVALLNPAFGNVCINR; this is encoded by the coding sequence ATGAAGCGGTTTGTCAAGACCGCCGCGATGGCCGCGGCCAGCTGCACCCTGGTGGTCAGTGGCGCGGGCGTCGCATCTGCCAGTGGTGACGGTCACCACGGCAATCGCGGTGACCACAACCGGTTCGGCCACGGCCGTCACCACAACGGTGGCTTCAATCGTAACTTCGGCTACGAACACCGCGGTTTCTACAACCACCGGGGCGGTGCCAACGCCGCCGGATTCGCAGCAGGTTCCCCGGGCATCCTCAGCGGGAACGTGGTCCAGGTTCCCATCAACATCCCGATCAACGTGTGCGGTAACAGCATCAACGTGGTCGCGTTGCTGAACCCGGCCTTCGGGAACGTCTGCATCAACAGGTGA
- a CDS encoding spermidine synthase: MARSGRGRGAVEAVTETVDGGVAELRPDRDRPRGWTLLIDGAPQSHVDLDDPAHLDFSYQRRLGHVVDLAGPPGKPLRVVHLGGGALTLARYVAATRPRSTQQVVEIDEPLVHFVRRQLPLDSGWRIRVRGGDARAGLAKVPDGWADLIIADVFGGARTPAHLTSTEFVADVRRALRPGGGYAANLTDGPPLRFLRGQLATVATVFPELCLTAAPAVLRGKRFGNAVLLASDTALPLAELTRRAATDPEAARVEHGRALRDFTAGAAPVTDATAVASPAPPAKTFD; the protein is encoded by the coding sequence ATGGCGAGGAGCGGGCGCGGGCGCGGCGCGGTGGAGGCCGTCACGGAGACGGTGGACGGCGGCGTCGCGGAGCTGCGGCCCGACCGGGACCGGCCGCGCGGCTGGACGCTGCTGATCGACGGCGCCCCGCAGTCCCACGTGGACCTCGACGACCCGGCCCACCTCGACTTCTCCTATCAGCGCCGGCTCGGCCACGTCGTCGATCTCGCCGGCCCGCCCGGCAAGCCGCTGCGCGTCGTCCATCTGGGCGGCGGCGCGCTGACCCTCGCCCGCTACGTCGCCGCGACCCGTCCCCGGTCCACCCAGCAGGTCGTCGAGATCGACGAGCCGCTCGTCCACTTCGTGCGCCGGCAGCTGCCGTTGGACAGCGGCTGGCGCATACGGGTGCGCGGGGGCGACGCCCGCGCGGGCCTGGCCAAGGTCCCGGACGGCTGGGCCGACCTGATCATCGCCGACGTCTTCGGCGGCGCCCGCACTCCCGCGCACCTGACCAGCACCGAGTTCGTGGCGGACGTCCGCCGGGCGCTGCGGCCCGGCGGCGGTTACGCGGCCAACCTCACCGACGGGCCGCCGCTGCGCTTCCTGCGCGGCCAGCTCGCCACCGTCGCCACGGTCTTCCCCGAGCTCTGCCTCACCGCCGCCCCGGCCGTGCTGCGCGGCAAGCGCTTCGGCAACGCGGTCCTGCTGGCCTCCGACACGGCGCTGCCGCTCGCCGAACTGACCCGGCGCGCGGCGACCGACCCCGAGGCGGCGCGGGTCGAACACGGCCGGGCGCTGCGGGACTTCACCGCCGGCGCCGCCCCGGTGACCGACGCCACCGCGGTGGCCTCCCCGGCCCCGCCCGCCAAGACCTTCGACTGA
- a CDS encoding response regulator transcription factor, which translates to MARVLVVEDDQFVRSALIRHLTDAGHAVRSVGTALEALREVTQVGFDVVILDLGLPDLDGGEALKMLRGITDVPVIIATARDDEAEIVRLLNDGADDYLTKPFSVEHLSARMTAVLRRSRAGAAGAEPPSRVIQVGGLSIDPLRRQAELDGTGLDLTRREFDLLAFLAGRPGVVVSRKELLAEVWQQSYGDDQTIDVHLSWLRRKLGETAAKPRYLHTLRGVGVKLEPPR; encoded by the coding sequence ATGGCACGTGTGCTCGTGGTCGAGGACGACCAGTTCGTACGCTCGGCCCTCATCCGGCATCTGACCGACGCCGGCCATGCGGTGCGCAGCGTCGGGACCGCCCTGGAGGCGCTGCGCGAGGTGACCCAGGTCGGCTTCGACGTGGTCATCCTCGACCTCGGCCTGCCCGACCTGGACGGGGGCGAGGCGCTGAAGATGCTGCGCGGGATCACCGACGTCCCGGTGATCATCGCCACTGCCCGGGACGACGAGGCCGAGATCGTACGGCTGTTGAACGACGGCGCCGACGACTACCTCACCAAGCCGTTCTCCGTCGAGCACCTCTCCGCCCGCATGACGGCGGTCCTGCGCCGCTCCCGGGCCGGCGCGGCGGGCGCGGAACCCCCCTCACGAGTGATCCAGGTCGGCGGCCTGTCCATCGACCCGCTGCGCCGTCAGGCCGAACTCGACGGCACCGGACTCGACCTGACCCGCCGTGAGTTCGACCTGCTGGCCTTCCTCGCCGGCCGCCCGGGCGTCGTCGTGTCCCGCAAGGAACTGCTCGCCGAGGTCTGGCAGCAGTCCTACGGGGACGACCAGACCATCGACGTCCATCTGTCCTGGCTCCGCCGCAAACTGGGCGAGACCGCGGCCAAGCCCCGCTACCTGCACACCCTGCGCGGGGTCGGTGTGAAGCTGGAGCCTCCGCGGTGA
- a CDS encoding sensor histidine kinase, which translates to MRWALVKVALAVTTMVVVAFAVPLGLVVKELARDRAYGSAERQAATIGPVLAITTDRTQLERAVASAETGAGGRIGVHVPANGSNGKPAEIGARRAAPADVAAAARLGRASISPVPGGSSLLQPTAVASGVAVVEVFVPDAALTNGVTTSWAVLAAVGLALVIGSVAVADRLGTRMVRPAERLADAAHDLGRGKLGVRVPEDGPKELRLAAAAFNAMADQVVQLLANERELAADLSHRLRTPLTVLRLNAASLGDTPDADQTRAAVAQLEREVDQIIRTAREQQAHTRQAAAAAGCDAAEVIRERMAFWSALAEDEGRTVRVAGADRPVRIPVARPDLAAALDAMLGNVFRHTPEGTAFAVDVHNAEDAVIVLVSDAGPGIADPDAALRRGWSGGGRGPAEAGQGSTGLGLDIVRRLAESTGGDVRLGRSVLGGTEVRVWLALDGGRAGHGERRGHRLRRTLGRRGRRAARTGS; encoded by the coding sequence GTGAGATGGGCCCTGGTCAAGGTGGCGCTGGCGGTCACCACGATGGTGGTGGTCGCCTTCGCCGTCCCGCTCGGACTCGTCGTCAAGGAACTGGCCCGCGACCGCGCCTACGGCAGCGCCGAACGGCAGGCCGCCACCATCGGCCCGGTGCTCGCCATCACCACCGACCGCACCCAGCTGGAACGGGCCGTCGCCAGCGCCGAGACCGGCGCCGGCGGCCGGATCGGTGTCCACGTCCCCGCCAACGGCAGCAACGGCAAGCCCGCCGAGATCGGCGCCCGGCGCGCCGCCCCGGCCGATGTGGCGGCCGCCGCCAGGCTCGGCCGGGCCTCCATCTCGCCGGTCCCCGGCGGCTCCTCGCTCCTGCAGCCCACCGCGGTCGCCTCCGGCGTCGCGGTCGTCGAGGTCTTCGTGCCCGACGCCGCGCTCACCAACGGTGTCACCACCTCCTGGGCCGTGCTGGCCGCCGTCGGACTCGCGCTGGTCATCGGCTCGGTCGCGGTCGCCGACCGGCTCGGCACCCGGATGGTGCGGCCTGCCGAGCGGCTCGCCGACGCCGCCCACGACCTCGGCCGGGGCAAGCTCGGCGTACGCGTTCCGGAGGACGGCCCCAAGGAACTGCGGCTGGCGGCCGCCGCCTTCAACGCCATGGCCGACCAGGTCGTCCAACTGCTCGCCAACGAACGCGAACTGGCCGCCGACCTCTCGCACCGGCTGCGCACCCCGCTGACCGTGCTGCGGCTCAACGCCGCCTCGCTCGGCGACACCCCGGACGCCGACCAGACCCGGGCGGCCGTCGCCCAACTGGAGCGCGAGGTCGACCAGATCATCCGCACCGCCCGCGAGCAGCAGGCACACACCCGGCAGGCGGCCGCCGCGGCCGGTTGCGACGCCGCCGAGGTGATCCGGGAGCGGATGGCCTTCTGGTCGGCGCTCGCCGAGGACGAGGGCCGCACGGTCCGCGTCGCCGGCGCGGACCGCCCGGTACGCATCCCGGTCGCCCGCCCCGACCTCGCCGCCGCCCTCGACGCGATGCTCGGCAACGTCTTCCGGCACACCCCGGAGGGCACCGCCTTCGCGGTCGACGTCCACAACGCCGAGGACGCCGTGATCGTGCTGGTCTCGGACGCGGGTCCGGGCATCGCCGACCCCGACGCGGCACTGCGCCGCGGCTGGTCGGGCGGCGGCCGGGGGCCGGCCGAAGCCGGCCAGGGCTCCACCGGCCTCGGTCTGGACATCGTGCGCCGGCTGGCCGAATCCACCGGCGGCGACGTGCGCCTCGGCCGCTCCGTCCTCGGCGGCACCGAGGTGCGCGTCTGGCTGGCGCTGGACGGCGGGCGCGCGGGGCACGGCGAACGCCGCGGCCACCGGCTGCGCCGCACCCTCGGCCGCCGCGGGCGGCGGGCCGCCCGCACCGGCTCCTGA
- a CDS encoding helix-turn-helix domain-containing protein: MVKKRQTAGEGAPEIPEVAFSAPAGRPAGVEVMTLTELRGRADACQLSTPHRPGFHHLLLLERGRLVHSVDFREHPLAPGDLLWSRPGQVQHFGDLAGAEGRLVLFESGFLDPATAAAARIEDWYGPPVRHPEGAAARRLEEAMHQLHREFGALGGLPLPVHLDVLRHLLAVLVLRAAHAGGAADEGAADCAASATFLRFRDAVERDFARSRRVADYARALGYAPRTLSRATEAQAGVGAKEFIDRRVELEAKRLLAHGDRSAARIAGRLGFADATNFSKFFQRRTGRTPIAFRSAVRGGAQRVGGVPLRPAQGLPGGSSRP; the protein is encoded by the coding sequence ATGGTCAAAAAGCGACAGACGGCTGGGGAGGGCGCGCCGGAAATCCCGGAGGTGGCGTTCTCCGCGCCGGCCGGGCGGCCGGCGGGCGTGGAGGTGATGACGCTCACCGAGCTGCGCGGCCGGGCGGACGCCTGCCAGCTGTCCACCCCGCACCGCCCCGGCTTCCACCACCTGCTGCTCCTGGAGCGGGGGCGGCTGGTGCACAGCGTCGACTTCCGCGAGCACCCGCTCGCGCCGGGTGACCTGCTGTGGTCCCGGCCCGGGCAGGTCCAGCACTTCGGCGACCTGGCGGGCGCGGAGGGGCGGCTGGTGCTCTTCGAGTCCGGCTTCCTGGACCCGGCGACCGCGGCCGCGGCCCGGATCGAGGACTGGTACGGGCCACCGGTACGGCACCCGGAGGGCGCGGCGGCACGGCGGCTGGAGGAGGCGATGCACCAGCTGCACCGCGAGTTCGGGGCGCTGGGCGGGCTGCCGCTGCCCGTCCACCTCGACGTGCTGCGGCACCTGCTGGCCGTCCTGGTGCTGCGGGCCGCGCATGCGGGCGGGGCGGCGGACGAGGGGGCGGCGGACTGCGCGGCGAGCGCGACGTTCCTGCGCTTCCGGGACGCGGTGGAGCGGGACTTCGCCCGCAGCCGCCGGGTCGCCGACTACGCCCGCGCGCTGGGCTACGCGCCGCGCACCCTCTCGCGGGCCACCGAGGCGCAGGCGGGCGTCGGGGCGAAGGAGTTCATCGACCGGCGGGTGGAGCTGGAGGCCAAACGGCTGCTGGCGCACGGCGACCGGTCGGCGGCCCGGATCGCGGGCCGGCTGGGCTTCGCCGACGCCACCAACTTCAGCAAGTTCTTCCAGCGGCGGACCGGCCGCACGCCGATCGCCTTCCGGTCGGCGGTACGCGGCGGGGCGCAGCGGGTGGGGGGAGTCCCGCTGCGCCCCGCCCAGGGCCTGCCCGGCGGTTCATCCAGGCCCTGA
- a CDS encoding NAD(P)-dependent oxidoreductase encodes MSTIALFGANGSIGSRILNEALQRGHQVTAVVRDPAKITTSHPDLTVATGDVLDPAAVAAVAEGHDVVVSAVGGGDGPGHLATIRPAAESLVAGLRTLGDAAPRLVAVGGAGSLRTPDGKQVWDAEGLPEFLLQIMHAHGDALDFYRSVSDVRWTNISPAATIAPGERTGGYRTATDDLITDAEGNSRISTEDYAVAVLDEIERPHHLGARFTVGY; translated from the coding sequence ATGTCCACGATCGCTCTCTTCGGGGCCAACGGAAGCATCGGCAGCCGCATCCTGAACGAGGCCCTGCAGCGCGGTCACCAGGTCACCGCGGTGGTCCGCGACCCCGCGAAGATCACCACGAGCCACCCGGACCTGACCGTGGCCACCGGCGACGTCCTCGACCCGGCGGCCGTCGCCGCCGTGGCCGAGGGGCACGACGTCGTGGTCAGCGCGGTCGGCGGCGGCGACGGGCCGGGCCACCTCGCCACCATCCGGCCCGCCGCGGAGTCCCTGGTCGCCGGGCTGCGCACGCTCGGCGACGCGGCGCCCCGCCTGGTCGCCGTCGGCGGCGCCGGCTCGCTCCGCACGCCCGACGGCAAGCAGGTCTGGGACGCCGAGGGGCTGCCCGAGTTCCTGCTGCAGATCATGCACGCCCACGGCGACGCGCTGGACTTCTACCGCTCCGTCTCCGACGTGCGCTGGACCAACATCAGCCCGGCCGCCACCATCGCCCCCGGCGAGCGCACCGGCGGCTACCGCACCGCCACCGACGACCTGATCACCGACGCCGAGGGCAACAGCCGGATCTCCACGGAGGACTACGCCGTCGCCGTCCTCGACGAGATCGAGCGGCCGCACCACCTCGGCGCCCGCTTCACCGTCGGCTACTGA
- the orn gene encoding oligoribonuclease, whose translation MNDRMVWIDCEMTGLSLANDALIEVAALVTDSELNVLGDGVDVVIRPPAEALGTMPEVVRQMHTASGLLAELDGGTTLEAAEAQVLAYIKEHVPEPGKAPLCGNSVGTDRGFLLRDMPTLESYLHYRIVDVSSVKELARRWYPRAYFNSPEKNGNHRALADIRESIAELRYYREAVFVPQPGPDSDTAKAIAAKHVLPAEPQPAPQSAPSS comes from the coding sequence ATGAACGATCGCATGGTGTGGATCGACTGCGAGATGACCGGACTCTCGCTGGCGAACGACGCGCTCATCGAGGTGGCCGCACTGGTCACCGACTCGGAGCTGAATGTGCTGGGCGACGGGGTGGATGTGGTGATCCGCCCTCCGGCCGAGGCACTCGGCACCATGCCGGAGGTGGTGCGCCAGATGCACACCGCCTCCGGGCTGCTGGCGGAGCTGGACGGCGGTACGACGCTGGAGGCGGCCGAGGCGCAGGTGCTCGCCTATATCAAGGAGCACGTGCCGGAGCCGGGGAAGGCGCCGCTGTGCGGCAATTCCGTCGGCACCGATCGCGGTTTCCTGCTGCGCGACATGCCGACGCTGGAGAGCTACCTCCACTACCGGATCGTCGATGTCTCGTCCGTGAAGGAACTGGCCCGGCGCTGGTACCCGCGGGCCTACTTCAACAGTCCGGAGAAGAACGGCAACCACCGGGCGCTGGCGGACATCCGTGAATCCATCGCGGAGCTCCGCTACTACCGGGAGGCGGTCTTCGTGCCGCAGCCCGGCCCCGACTCGGACACCGCGAAGGCCATCGCCGCCAAGCACGTCCTGCCGGCCGAACCGCAGCCGGCGCCGCAGTCCGCACCGTCCTCGTGA
- a CDS encoding GlxA family transcriptional regulator, translating into MSQDSAAVPDAARKLAARRRREIVAVLLFSGGPIFESSIPLSVFGIDRQDAGVPRYRLLVCAGEDAPLRTTGGLELSAPYGLEAISRAGTVVVPAWRSITQAPPPAALDALRRAHEEGARIVGLCTGAFVLAAAGLLDGRPATTHWMYAPTLAKRYPSVHVDPRELFVDDGDVLTSAGTAAGIDLCLHIVRTDHGADAANALARRLVVPPRRTASDLGHQRYLDRSLPEEIGADPLAEVVAWALEHLHEQFDVETLAARAYMSRRTFDRRFRSLTGSAPLQWLITQRVLQAQRLLETSDYSVDEVAGRCGFRSPVALRGHFRRQLGASPAAYRAAYRARRPQGGGSEPALRPERAERPERERAALGAGGAERFAAAALAGHGLAAVEAGEAGKPQSDVYASRLPETPVGRTPGRPVLPGQRERPVG; encoded by the coding sequence ATGAGCCAGGACTCCGCTGCCGTACCAGATGCCGCACGCAAGCTCGCCGCCCGACGACGCCGCGAAATAGTCGCGGTGCTCCTCTTCAGCGGCGGCCCCATTTTCGAGAGCTCCATTCCGCTCTCGGTCTTCGGCATCGACCGACAGGACGCCGGCGTTCCGCGGTACCGGCTTCTTGTGTGCGCTGGCGAAGATGCGCCTTTGCGCACGACCGGGGGGCTCGAACTGTCCGCCCCCTACGGGCTGGAGGCGATCTCCCGTGCCGGGACGGTCGTCGTACCGGCCTGGCGTTCCATCACCCAGGCCCCGCCGCCCGCCGCGCTCGACGCGCTGCGCCGCGCGCACGAAGAAGGGGCCAGGATCGTCGGGCTGTGCACGGGGGCGTTCGTCCTCGCCGCGGCCGGACTGCTCGACGGCCGCCCGGCCACCACCCACTGGATGTACGCGCCGACGCTCGCCAAGCGCTACCCGTCCGTCCATGTGGACCCCCGCGAGCTCTTCGTCGACGACGGCGACGTGCTCACCTCCGCGGGGACGGCGGCCGGCATCGACCTGTGCCTGCACATCGTGCGCACCGACCACGGCGCGGACGCCGCCAACGCGCTGGCCCGCCGGCTCGTCGTACCGCCCCGCCGGACCGCCTCCGACCTGGGGCACCAGCGCTACCTCGACAGGTCATTACCTGAAGAGATCGGCGCCGACCCGCTCGCCGAGGTCGTCGCCTGGGCGCTGGAGCACCTCCACGAGCAGTTCGACGTGGAGACGCTGGCCGCGCGCGCGTACATGAGCCGGCGCACCTTCGACCGGCGGTTCCGCTCCCTCACGGGCAGCGCTCCGCTGCAGTGGCTGATCACCCAGCGGGTGCTGCAGGCCCAGCGGCTGCTGGAGACCTCCGACTACTCGGTCGACGAGGTCGCCGGGCGCTGCGGGTTCCGTTCGCCGGTCGCGCTGCGCGGCCACTTCCGGCGGCAGCTGGGCGCCTCGCCCGCCGCCTACCGCGCGGCCTACCGCGCGCGCCGGCCGCAGGGCGGGGGGTCCGAGCCCGCGCTCAGACCCGAGCGGGCCGAGCGGCCGGAGCGCGAGCGGGCGGCGCTGGGTGCGGGCGGTGCGGAGCGGTTCGCCGCCGCCGCGCTGGCCGGACACGGTCTGGCGGCCGTCGAGGCCGGCGAGGCGGGCAAACCGCAGTCGGACGTCTACGCCTCGCGGCTGCCGGAGACCCCGGTCGGCCGGACCCCGGGACGCCCCGTACTCCCCGGTCAGCGCGAGCGCCCCGTAGGGTGA
- a CDS encoding universal stress protein, which produces MAGHEIPEPADRKQVADPLADLEAAEETRRSCDPAFRHGVVVGFDGSMSSERALAYAIGIARRHGAGLIIVHVANRLPTTVWAGCEPPVFVDVPDHRTEVLGLELACADHLSEVPWILVERGGDICHELEEVGREYEADAIVVGSTHGIVGRIFGTVAGRLARRAQRPVIVIP; this is translated from the coding sequence ATGGCCGGTCACGAAATCCCCGAACCCGCGGACCGCAAGCAGGTCGCCGATCCCCTGGCGGACCTCGAAGCGGCGGAAGAAACCCGACGCTCCTGCGACCCCGCGTTCCGGCACGGCGTCGTGGTCGGCTTCGACGGCTCCATGTCGAGCGAACGAGCGTTGGCGTATGCAATCGGTATCGCTCGGCGCCACGGAGCCGGTCTGATCATCGTCCATGTGGCCAACCGGCTGCCGACGACCGTGTGGGCGGGCTGTGAGCCGCCGGTCTTCGTGGACGTGCCCGATCACCGCACCGAAGTGCTCGGCCTGGAGCTGGCCTGCGCCGATCACCTCAGTGAGGTCCCCTGGATCCTCGTCGAGCGCGGCGGCGACATCTGCCACGAGCTGGAGGAGGTCGGCCGGGAGTACGAGGCCGACGCGATCGTGGTCGGCTCCACGCACGGCATCGTCGGCCGGATCTTCGGCACGGTCGCCGGCCGGCTGGCCCGGCGCGCGCAACGCCCGGTCATCGTCATCCCCTGA